In a single window of the Diospyros lotus cultivar Yz01 chromosome 10, ASM1463336v1, whole genome shotgun sequence genome:
- the LOC127811267 gene encoding uncharacterized protein LOC127811267 has protein sequence MEVEVVSREYIKPSSPTPTHLKTFHISLLDQLLPSAYVPFVFHYLMSDSNCVKQVLDRLKSSLSETLSRFYPLAGRLKDHMSFDCNDEGVLFIETHVNYDMSMFLEQPELEVLHRFVPYQDFVLEPETSLVHLAIQANVFASGGISIGVSMSHKILDANTLATFLKCWAALSAGCKDKAVFPDLTSASTLFPPRLEQLPRSMAYLKENWLKEGKSILRRFVFDSSAIKALKAKATRKLVPYPSSSQVVTALIWMRALAASTAVKGYKQPSMLVYAVNMRPRMESPLSEKAFGNIFWLTSAHHNVTHTDETELQVVVGLVKEAVKKLDSTFIQGMQGDEGFDTIHKLMEERDEVYAKEKPEMYMFSDVRSFKLSELDFGWGKPIWVSHVWGFPSSILINGVFLAERNVDEGIEAWVHLDEPEMAILEQDPEFLSYASSNPGISMPISEVGTSCVKRNYLALVALQFHSIKMEIQAVSREFIKPSSPTPSHLRTFTISLLDQLLPSAYVPIVFHYPISDASSVKQVLARLKSSLSDTLSRFYPLAGRLRNRMSFDCNDEGVLFIETRVNRYMSEFLKKPELEVLHRFVPYQDFVPEPESTLSHLAIQANVFSSGGISIGVSMSHKLLDANTLVSFLKCWTALCSGCQDQAIIPDLSSASSLFPPRSEQLPRSMAYLKESWLNEGKSILRRFVFDSNAIKGLKVKATSQLVPYPSSSQVITSLIWTRAMAASAKVKGSQHPSTLVFAVNMRPRMALPLSENAFGNIFWLTSAHHDAAHTKQNDELSVVVGRVKEAVKKLDSNFIQSMQGDEGFHNIRKLMEERDEVYAKERPGMYMVSDLRSFRLSELDFGWGKPIWVSHVWGFPSSVFVNGVFLAESSVNGGIEAWVHLDEPGMAILEQDPEFLTYASSNPGFSMPS, from the exons ATGGAGGTTGAAGTTGTTTCAAGAGAATACATCAAGCCATCTTCACCAACACCCACTCACCTAAAAACCTTTCACATTTCTCTCTTGGACCAGCTCCTACCTTCTGCATACGTCCCTTTTGTCTTTCACTATCTCATGTCTGATTCCAACTGCGTCAAACAAGTGTTGGATCGTTTAAAGAGTTCACTCTCCGAGACCCTATCACGCTTCTATCCACTCGCCGGACGGCTCAAGGACCACATGTCATTCGATTGTAATGACGAAGgagttttatttatagaaaCTCATGTTAATTATGATATGTCAATGTTTCTTGAGCAACCTGAACTTGAGGTCTTGCACCGATTTGTTCCTTACCAAGACTTTGTCCTTGAGCCAGAAACTAGCTTGGTTCACCTGGCTATTCAAGCTAATGTATTTGCTTCTGGAGGAATTTCCATTGGCGTGTCCATGTCGCACAAGATCCTAGATGCAAATACGTTGGCTACTTTCCTCAAGTGTTGGGCAGCTTTATCTGCTGGCTGTAAAGATAAAGCAGTATTTCCTGACCTCACCTCAGCATCAACACTTTTCCCTCCAAGATTGGAACAACTACCACGTAGCATGGCATACCTCAAGGAGAATTggttgaaagaaggaaaaagcatCTTGAGGAGATTTGTATTCGATAGCAGTGCTATAAAAGCCCTCAAGGCCAAGGCGACTAGAAAACTAGTTCCTTATCCAAGTAGTTCCCAAGTCGTAACTGCTTTAATCTGGATGCGTGCATTGGCTGCTTCCACAGCAGTGAAAGGCTACAAACAACCATCCATGTTGGTCTATGCCGTAAACATGCGACCACGAATGGAGTCACCATTGTCTGAAAAGGCATTTGGTAATATCTTTTGGCTAACAAGCGCACATCACAACGTAACACACACGGATGAAACTGAGCTGCAAGTTGTGGTGGGACTAGTGAAGGAAGCTGTTAAAAAATTAGACAGTACTTTCATCCAAGGCATGCAAGGGGATGAAGGGTTTGACACAATACACAAGTTGATGGAAGAAAGAGATGAAGTATATGCTAAAGAAAAGCCAGAAATGTACATGTTTAGTGACGTGAGAAGTTTTAAATTGTCAGAGTTGGACTTTGGATGGGGAAAGCCTATTTGGGTTAGCCATGTTTGGGGTTTTCCTAGTTCTATCTTGATCAATGGGGTATTTCTAGCAGAAAGAAATGTTGATGAGGGAATAGAAGCATGGGTGCACTTGGATGAGCCTGAAATGGCTATTTTAGAGCAAGACCCTGAATTCCTAAGCTATGCTTCCTCAAATCCAGGCATTTCTATGCCAATATCAGAGGTTGGTACTTCCTGtgttaaaagaaatta tctcgctctcgttGCTCTTCAGTTTCATTCCATCAAGATGGAGATTCAAGCGGTGTCAAGGGAATTCATCAAGCCATCTTCTCCAACACCCTCTCACCTTAGAACCTTCACCATTTCCCTCTTGGACCAGCTCCTCCCTTCTGCTTATGTCCCCATCGTCTTTCACTACCCCATCTCGGATGCCAGCTCCGTCAAACAAGTGTTGGCTCGTTTGAAAAGTTCGCTATCCGATACCTTGTCTCGCTTCTACCCATTGGCTGGACGGCTTAGGAATCGCATGTCGTTTGATTGCAATGATGAAGGAGTTTTATTCATAGAAACTCGTGTTAATCGCTACATGTCTGAGTTTCTTAAAAAGCCTGAACTCGAGGTACTGCACCGATTTGTTCCTTACCAAGACTTTGTGCCCGAGCCGGAAAGTACCTTGTCTCACCTAGCTATTCAAGCCAATGTATTTTCTTCTGGGGGAATTTCCATTGGTGTGTCCATGTCACACAAGCTCTTAGATGCAAATACGCTGGTTTCTTTCCTCAAGTGCTGGACTGCCTTGTGTAGCGGCTGTCAAGACCAAGCAATAATCCCTGACCTCAGCTCAGCATCCTCGCTTTTCCCTCCAAGATCCGAGCAACTACCACGAAGCATGGCATATCTCAAGGAGAGTTGGTTGAACGAAGGGAAAAGCATCTTGAGGAGATTTGTGTTCGATAGTAATGCCATAAAAGGCCTCAAGGTTAAGGCCACTAGCCAGCTAGTTCCTTATCCAAGCAGTTCCCAAGTGATAACTTCCTTAATCTGGACGCGTGCAATGGCTGCTTCTGCAAAAGTCAAAGGCTCCCAACACCCATCCACGTTGGTCTTTGCGGTAAACATGCGGCCACGAATGGCATTGCCATTGTCTGAAAATGCATTTGGGAATATCTTCTGGCTAACAAGTGCACACCACGATGCAGCccacacaaaacaaaatgatgAGCTGTCAGTTGTGGTGGGTCGGGTGAAGGAAGCAGTTAAAAAGCTAGACAGTAATTTCATCCAAAGTATGCAAGGGGATGAAGGGTTTCACAACATTCGCAAGTTGATGGAAGAAAGAGACGAAGTATATGCCAAAGAAAGACCCGGAATGTACATGGTTAGCGACCTGAGAAGTTTCAGATTGTCGGAATTGGATTTCGGGTGGGGAAAGCCTATTTGGGTTAGCCATGTTTGGGGATTCCCCAGTTCAGTGTTTGTGAATGGGGTATTTTTAGCAGAAAGCAGTGTGAACGGAGGAATAGAGGCGTGGGTACACTTGGACGAACCTGGAATGGCTATTTTGGAGCAAGATCCTGAATTTCTAACCTACGCTTCCTCAAATCCAGGTTTTTCTATGCCATCATAG